The Anopheles moucheti chromosome 3, idAnoMoucSN_F20_07, whole genome shotgun sequence genome contains the following window.
CATCGAAATCTCGTCCATCTCATCCATCAATCTCGATCCGGAGAAAAATGTTTCGATCGATATCGACATAAGGAAATGTGTTGCTAACGTTACACATGGTAGGTATTTGCAGCAAGTCAAATATCGCGTAACAGTAATAGAATAACAGTAATAGTGTTACCTTTAGGATTTCAGAAGAAGCGAAGTCCCACATCGAAGAAAATTATAGAAGATCTGGCCGAAATACATGCATCGCTTTCCTATTGCATAGTTCTCGTCTCAAAGTAAGTGCTGTGGACGATATCTTGCACCTAATACTAACATAGCTTATGCATGGCGTTTATAGGACCTTCGGAATTGCTTTACTTGCCGTTCTAGGCTCCTGTCTATTGCATCTGGTGGCTACATCCTACTTTTTAATGGTGGAGTTGGTTGGAGATAAGGTTTGCGTTTGTTTCACCGGGGTCTGTGATGTCGTGTCTTACCATTGTGTGCTTTTATTGTTCGCTTTAGGACGCAGTTTTCGCCTGGATCCAGGCACTATGGTTGTTTATACATATCTTCCGATTTTTGCTTACTATTGAACCATGCCACATAACGAACGTGGAGGTAAATATGCATAACCAAACAACGAGGAGAGAACAACTATATTCCAAATCAACATATTTCAGTCAAATCGAACCATTACTATCATCAGCAATTTGAGAAGAGCGTGCAAGGATGTCGAACTTATTGACAGTGTATGTTACACACCGTTATTTGCTTCAGTGTGTTTCTTTCCTCTTTTGTTCATTTAAACATCTTTCTTTACCCTCTTTACAGATCAACATGTTTTGGCAACAGTTAATAGCAAGCAATTTTTCCTTTACCGCCTGTGGCCTTTGCACAATAGATAGACGAATTATTACTTCGGTTTGTTTCCTACGCGTCAgactttctttctttttccaagttttaagttaaatttgttttcattttcagtaTTGCGGAGCAATTGCCACTTATTTGGTAATTTTGATTCAATTCAAAGAAGCGGATGACAATTCCGGAAAGTTACCACATTAGCAAATTGAACCCTTTTATTACCCAGGAACAACTGAATAGGGATCGGCTGAAATCAAAACTATCTTCTAATCACTTATTCTACAACGTATAGCTAGATGAGATATGAATAAAAGATCATCCGAAGTGAATAATTGGCGCTGAGGTAAATAAACTGACTACAGATGATATTAAAAGAGTAGAAACCATACGATGCATGTTGATTATCATAACAGAGATTAAACTTAACTATACATCGTAAAGGGcggccggtggtgtattggtagcggcgctgGTCTTCACTCGACagggaccggtccaaaatctcaATCGGACCAACCTTCCGGAATACGtaataaaattaagtctagtaagtcACAAATAACAGGCATGATCTTAAAAAGGTCGTTTCCGCCAAGCAGAGAGACTATACATGACGGGATCGATTGGAGTGATCAACAATGGACGACATTAtgaaatttatgaatttttatgaatcgTAAAAACATAGTCATGATCACTAAAGTTCTtgaaaagcaaaccaaacaataGTCATCTGCGCTCGCTCGATATACTAAGATTTTAACCGTAAGCCCGCAGATTACATAATACTATTCCAGCAATGACCTCTTCCGACTAGAATTTTGAGTCACATTAATACTACTGATTATGGGTTTCATATTACGTCAAGACTCATCCTCCGTACCAAGTAGTACTAATGTCTCAGGGAGTCGTAATGTCATAAACTCGATCGACTtgaatttgatcgaaaataaaagatgtgtatttaaaaatagtaTAGTTCTTGTGAATACAATGAATTGACATGAGATGAATGAGGTACAATATTAAGGTCAAAGAACGTGCTGGTAAACCGCACACAAAGGAGagtaatattattatattagtGAACATACTAACACCAAAATAGCAGAGAAGTTTCATAATACTTTTATCAGTCAATTTAAACGAAAACTAGGAATAAAACGTATAATACATACctaaaattatctattttaaatcgacaacaataaacaaaactaacatTAGTTCTTCTCTAAAACCAGAGTACTGCAATGTGTGAAGGATTCCGTTTACGTTTGGAAAACTACCGATTAGtttatttgaagaaaattaacaaatgTAGACAACATTAaagtattatttttcaattgcaCTGCTTCCATATTCGTAATCTGATGATTACGTTTAAATCATCTGCCTTAGATTTCTTCATCCGATGACTCACAGGGTGAGTTTCCATTAGACATACAAATTTGTAATCGTTCCAATAAATCTGTTGCTACCGGTGCAAAATCTTCCCAAAAATTGTCCGGTTCCTTGCCATCGAATAAACTGTCCTCATCTGTAACGAATAGAATGTAgttatgaaaacaaaaattgccaCTGTCTGCGGACAACATGCATATCTAGGTTACCTAATCCTTCTGCCAACGCACCACAAATTAGGTCAATTTCCGTCTGCCCTAAAGTGGTCAAAATATCCGACGTATCTATCAAATAGTTCCATATAGCTTGACACGCGATTCCAGCCATAATCCAATCCCTGTGCCTAACGCCTTTCTGCAGCAAGCGTCTCAGTATGATCGGTCCATCGATTTCGCGGAACGGAAGTCTGCTCGACCAATCGCCAAGCATGTTCACCAAAACGCCACAGGACGTAACCATAAGTTCGTCGTGTTTCGATGTCAAACATCGCTTCAGGATCttcattccattttcctcGCAGAACGTTTGACGTATCGCAGTGTTCCGAGTCATGTTACCTAGCACACGGGCCACTTCCGAACGGGCAGGATTGTGATCGCTGTTGAGAATGACGCACAATGTTCCACAGATATCCTTCATACGCTCGCCTATACTTCCAGGATGCAAGTGACCTGTTCCCTCAGAATCAGTTGGTTCATAGTAGTACGATAGATTATGCAATGCACCCAGCGTTGCAAACAAAAGTTCCTCCAGTTCTGTTGTctgcaaacaaacattagAAAGGATTGCAGAGAAATGTTTGTATCCTAGACCGCTCCCTCAACATACCTTAGCATCCTTCACCTTCAGCAGGATGTTCAAAAGAATTTCACCCAATGGTGACCGTTTGCTCATCCCGTAGCCAACGTCTCCGTTCACACACATATTTGCTACAATTCGTATTAGCTTCGTCAGCACCTGCACGATCGAGTCGCCCATTTGATTCCTCATTGTGAAGCTCTTGTTTGCGTAGTACTCCAATGTGGCTAATAGTGCATCACATGACACATCACAGCAGTAGAACTGAATGCGCGCTGTGTCCCAGCGGGACATTACATTGCCGAGAATGTATCCCAAGCGATTGCACGTTGCCAAACCTTTCTCCACCGTTTGACAGGTTTGCGTAATGGAACCGAGCAAAATGCCCAAACGTGACGCAGCAACAGCCAACCGTTCGCAACATTCTGCCCGTTCCGAAAGAACGCTTAGTGTACGAATGATATTAGCTTGCACTTCTGGCTCTTTGATGCACATCTCAGCAGCGCGTACCAACAACGGTATAGCTTGTTCTATTTGAGCTATATCTTGATCTTCGTCCTCTTTAAGCATCGGTTGGTGGTTTGTCACCGGGTTTTGCTGTTCGTCAGGGTGCTGACAAACGCGCGAACCAGCGATGGAACGATTTCCTGCCAATGTGCGTAACGCACCCGAAAGCTGAAACAGTGCGTGCAACGGTGATCCTGATAGTTGCGTGGTAGATGCTATTTcgtttatcatttttaaatgCAACACCATCAGCTGGCAGAGACCCTGTTTAGCCAATCGAACAGCTAATGATCGTTGCGGCATGTTGTCGCCAAACTCGATACCATTTATCGTAGACGTAGTATTGTTGGTTCCGTTCGATGAGCCAGTTAAAAATCTTACTGCTCCGTAACCGTAAATGCAAGCCTCCGAATCGTCGATTGGCGATGCACGACCAAGTCCGTCAACTAGTAGCTctagaagagaaagaaaatggatgttttattattagctCCTCaggaaaacgaaacacatcGTGCTGGACTACTTAAACATACCAGGCACATCGCTGtcaatgaataaattatcgtTATTTTCATTGCGAGCTATCTTGAACACAAGCTTACAGGCTCCAGTAAGGTTGCTTCCCGTGACATTCATCTACAGTATGCCAAAACCCATTGATTAAAACATCTTGCGTGCTAGATGCACTTTAAAGTAATACAATTATCGAACTTACTGCCAAAACTATGGTAGCAACAAGAAGCAAaatcttcgatgatgacgctTCGACCAATCCGTACAACGCTCCTAATACGGCACCACGCCAGCTCCCCTTAGAATCTTTCACTCTTACGTATAGTTCATGTAATACCtgtgaaataaaatagtaaCGATAAAATACGTACGAGAACCACAACTTGTAAGGGGCCTTCTTACCGCACTTAAATGTGCCACCGTACTTTCATCACATTCTTTTAAACCTGAATATGCTTTCAGCATCTCCAGCAATGATTCCGTGGAGGATTGCAGAAGCAAATCATTACTTCTTCTGAGCAGTTTCGATTGATCTTCATGCGCATTCTAACGATGGGGCAGAAAAATAAATGCCGGTGGTGAATTAAGAATTATTCGAATCAAGTAAAAACCCAATTCAGCATACTTACTTTACGAGCATCTGTTGGTACTGTAATTGAAATAGCTGTTGGTATTTTCTCATCAAACGACTGTACCTGTCGCCTTTTCAAGGGATGATTCTTCACAATACTACTCACTGCACCATGCGTTGAAAGAGAATCAACTGATTTCTTCGACTGTTGGAGGGATCTTCCGTTCTGCAGATCATAATCGGTAACTAAGtgagaaaatataaaaatattgtttgtttactaCTTCCATAAGCTTCCTGCATTAAAATATAGCAACTACATGAGAAATGTGGTATTTAAGTGCATGCAGATACATTCAGGATGCATTTGGGtcaaagtttgtcaagcgttGATCCATAGTTTAGTTTACAGTTTGAAAAAATAGCTCTTCTCCTATCGCGTGTCGTGACGGCTGAATATTAATACGTCCACAGCTTTGAGACAAGAACCTCTGGGCTCTAGCAAGATGAACTATTAAAATGGCACCTGACTATCCAAATAATTCATCCATGTCAAGGACGTAGAAGACACGGTAGACATGGACAGAAAAAATAtccaaattaagttgaattgATTGATAGGCGATTGGGTGGGCTTATTGCGTTAGAAGTCTATCGAGAATCAATTACTTCtaaaaaagaatacaaaataCAATTGCACATAGACATATTACAAATACGTTTTCAGTAATTAAAGTAGATTGATGGATCATTGGTGAGATATCCATCAACGACTAAATAATGGTTATGTTTCATGTTGTGGAAGTCAGTGCGCATGCAACATGAAGAGTTAAAATACAATAGATGATTCAATTCATGAAAGAAATGAGTTGTTTTCGAAGCGACACTATTTTTACATTCACATTTGATATCCATCGATTAGGTCCTACCGCATTGCACTGCGCCATACGCAGTGACACATAAACTACAATCTAAATCAGAAAAAATCGATGTTGGTGCTTTGAGGTAACTATTAGTTAGTACTACAACTTAAAATGATGCAATGATTCGTTTACCGTTTATGATTCTACTATTACCTCCAACTATAAGTGCACTTGAGTCATCTATTTTCGAGCTTTCGTAAGAAACCGAACGGCATGTGCGTTCTATAGGCAATTCCGTAATTTAACATACCCTTCTCTACTTACCATTTTCTAATGACCCAGAAAAATTTTGCTGAATACTGACGAGGGCCGGAAGCTTTTCTCTGCCAACAGGCACAGCAGCACTATGTCCAGTACCATCACATCCTATACTACTGATTCCCTCAACGGATTCCGACCGAGTGGAGGTGCACGCTGCAGAAGCATTCGGCGGGATGGGCTCTAGCGAGGGCAATGCATGGGTTCCCTGCTGTAAATACTTCAAATTTATTGCACTCGGTGGTCGCCCCGGAGGAGCAAGCCGACCGTACAGTTGCCTTCTTGGTTCACGGGGTGTTATTGGTCGGCGGGCAGATACCAACCGTGTGCCACCTGTACCGTAAAGAAATGGTGCACAGAAACCGGAATTAttgaagcaaaataaacagGGACAATCCACGATCAACGAACACTCATTACCTCCGGCTAGCATACTCTTAGCTTCACTCACTATCTCTGCACTAGTTTTACGTACTAAGCGGCCTGCACCTTTCGACCGTTGGTTCGTTAATGGGAGGACACTGCTCTCCACATGTCCACAGCCAGAAATATCTATCTGCTGGCGCGATTTTTCCATCACTGTGTTCCGTGCACCTTGCTGTTCATACGCATCAGCTTCAACCATAAGTTTAATCAAACCCACCAGTCCCCACTATCAACGATCAACTTCCGGTTAACAATGCCACTTTTccattataaaatttaaaaaaaaaataagaatcGAATTGTtacttatttttaattacaatatCGTCCTGCCGAAACTGTTTCACGCGTATCTGTGCTGCGGAGAAAATATGCACATCGAACGCTCTCCGGCAAGCATGCGTCAGTTCAATGTTTGGTTGCCATGGAATcggttttcaaacaaaagctcCCTTGGCGAGTTCATTGTTCTGTTTCAAATAGGAAAGGATACTTTTTATGACTAAAcacagtttttttcttttgttagaATTTTACCACAAAAGGTTGTGGTTGGCGATTGGACAATTCGAATTAATGTTACGTAACTGAGTAGTCTTCTTTCCAATCGGAACTTGGATTCCGTCATTCGAATCGTTCAATAAGAATCCCTTTCCGCAGAGTGGTaatatgtattattatttttgttattattatttatttatctgttGTCTGAGACATACACTTATCAAGATTACTAATTTAAATCTAGTTAATTCTAATCTCTACATATAATCACGCTTTGTGGTGCCGAAAGATGTAAAGGGAAGGCGATGACAAGTAATCGAATTGATTGAAGAGGCGTTTGGGGTCCTGCGTCATTCAGAGGCCTCAGAGGGTCACTTAAATCCTATTGAGGTACGTCGGTTTGGGACAGACAGAAAATAAGGGGGACGTAAGGAGCGGGTGGGAATGTAGAAGTCGAGGGAAGCAACAATGTTAGGAGCGTCCACAACGAACGCAACGAACATTATTTGGGAAATACATCGGCGTTTTTCCAAGGATTCTAAACCTAAAAGATGACATCTATGCTCGTATTGAGGCAAGTTAGCTGATATGGAACCGTTTTGTTTGGGAAAAAAACCTTGTTACATAAACCTGAGTAGGTGTAAAACTACTCAGCGAACTCGATTGGATATGGGAGTGAAAAAGTAGAGGAGAACGTGTTCGGGTCGGGATACCAGGTAGGCAAGGCATGTCTTCGAGGTAGCAGTATTCCTCCAGAGATGGACCCTGCTGTCCTAAGCCATATTGTCGACGATCTGTTCCCTGAACATTCTTCTTTTGAGTGGTCACCAATTCTGGAAGGAACCCCGGAGAGTGTACGTCCGGTTACGGAGTCGGAGTTGGTGTCCATCGCTAACACCTTGGTGGCACAGAAGGCTCCAAGGTTGGATGTAGTCCCCAACTCAGTCCTCAGTACAGCCATTAGGGAACACCCAGGAGTTTCCCGACGTGTATACCAGCAGTGACTGGACACAGGGGTGCTCCCTCGCGAATGGAAGACGTCACGACTTGTGCTGCTACCGAAACCGGGGAAGACGCCGGGTGGAACATCCGGAAAACGCTCGCTTGGGATGATCCCGACACCGGCCCGAGTCGGAGAACGTCTCGTTCTGGATCGCCTGAATGAGCATCTGGAGTGTGCGGATGCTCCCCGTCTCTCCTCAGCACAATATGCTTTTCGTAAGGGTGAATCGACGGTGCAGGCTGTACAAAAGGTCGTAAAGGCGGGCGAGATGGCCAAGTCCTTTGGCCGGACTAATGGTCGGGACCATCGGTGCCTGATGGTGGTTTCTCTGGACGTCCGGAATGCGTTCAACTCGGCGAGCTGGAAGGCGATTGAAACTGCTCTAGTGGAGAAGCGAGTCCCGACACCCATCCAAGCACTCTTTCGGAACTGGATGACTGACAGGTGGCTGGTGTATAACACTGTCGACGGACCGGTCACGCGACGTTTGTCGGCAGGCGTTCCTCAGCGGTCTATCCTGGGCTCCTccctgtggaacgttatgtacgaaaGTGTGCTGGACGTTCAGCTGCCTGTCTAGTGTCGGATCATTGGATTTGCTGATGTTTTGGCGCTGCTCATTCCGGGCACAACTCCGGAAGATTCGGCCAGGAAAGCCGAGGAGGCGATCGTTGTTGTCCAACGGTGGATGGAATCCCGACAGCTGGAGCTGGCCCCCGCGAAGACAGAAATCACGTTGATTTCGAGTCTCAAGCGGGGTTATTCCGACATTCCTGTTCGTGTCGGCGAATCGTGTTCCTATCTTGGGGTCGTGCTTCATGATcacttgtcgtggaagccacacgttgAGTACGTTACGACGAGGGCACTCCGTGTGGCGCAGGCGGTTTCGCGCCTTATGTATAACCACAGCGGCCCAAGTGTGGTAAACGCCGGTTACTGGCAGCGGTGGTTGATTCCATCCTCCGGTATGCTGCGCCTGTGTGGCACGAGGCGACTGGGGTTCGCGAATGCAGGCGTATGCTGCATCGAGTGCAAAGGATGACAGCGATACGAGCATCATGCGACTTCCGTATCACCAGATATGAGACGGCGGTAGTACTGGCGGGCATAATTCCCATATGTTTGCTGGTAAAGGAAGACGCGCGGTGTTATCAACGGCAGCAGGAGGGCGCAAGGATCCTCACCACCTCGCAACTCCGCAAAGAGGAGCGGTCGGTTACGCTCTCAATGTGGCAACGTTCGTAGGACGAGGAGAACGCCAGCCGGTACGTTCGATGGGCACGCCGTCTCATCCCGGATATCGTGGCGTGGCAGTCACGGAAACATGGAGTCGTCGACTTCCATCTGACGCAGGTGTTGTCCGGACACGGATTTTTTCGTGAATACCTGCACGTTATGAGGTTCACGACGTCCCCGGATTGCCTGAGATGTCCCGGCGTCCCTGAGACTGTGGAGCATGCGATATTCGAATGCCCTAGGTTCGCGGATGCACGCCTGCGACTCCTGCACGAAGACGGCTCCGATTCTGTTTCTCCGGACAACTTGCTGTCCTATCTCCTGAAGGGACAGGCAGAGTGGAATAGGATCGCTAAGATGGCGAAAATAGTCACGTCAGAGTTGCAGGAAGCATGGAACGCGGAACGTGCGAGCCTAGCGGAGCCCGTCGGTTGGACGAGCCACGAGCTGGTGGTCGCTTCGCGGAACGAGCGGCGTAACCCGGCCCGGAGGTTGGCGACACAACAACGTCAGGAAGAACGCCGGCAGAGCCGGTCtccttcaccaccaccaacccggGGACAGCGAGAAGACGCGAAAGTGGACGAGAGAGAGTCCGTCTCTTTCGTGAAAGGCGACGAGCACAAGCCGACCCAAGAACACGACTTGAGCCTGCGTCGAACGGAACGCGGAACGGCCGCGGAATCCACGAGGGACGGCATCCTGACGGCTGACGAGATGGCATCCATCTTGGAGGCTACGACGTCGGGACGTTGAAGTATGGCACAAGAATAGAATAGAAGAGTATATCTACAGAAGATGGTGTGCCCCGATGAGGGGTTGCGATGGAAGTTTCGTCAAATCACAATCACAAATCACAAATCAGGTCTATAAGGCCTTTAAGCGGGCGCAATTGGCAAGGCCAACGGGGCTGAACCTTGAAATCGCTTGGTAAAAACACCCCAAAGGGAATAGTAATCAAGTCTATTGAGGAGAAGAATTTGTTCTTGAaataaattcgtttttttaaagGCCTGGTAGCAAAACCTGTAGCAAGGAGCGCAAGTCTCCAGAAGAGTATTCGGAACAGGATCTTATAGTCAGTTTTGTGTTAACATATGAGTTTGTTTGCCTTATCTAAAATCGACAATACATCACACAATAAAACTTGAACATAAAAACACAGGAAACAGATACGTCCGTGCAACACGCCGCTCGGGAGCAGAGAAAGTTTAGCCAACTCTATCTTTGACTCCGAATGTCAAATAGGGGGGGCTTGACATTTGTTTGACATCTTTGAGTGCTTAAGCCCGCGTCACCTATTTGAAAAGGTTTTTCATTCTTCTCGGATAATGCTCGCCTGAACTCGTCATAAAACCATTCcttcttttggtttttttttatttactcaggaacggccaggccgtattgcttacaactaagagtaacttaatctattgtacgattcacattcgtttgaagatatttccttctccaaacggtgaaaggtcaccttatccccGGTGTACTCGGTCGGCCTTCTTTTGGTTACGTGTAACAAATATATTCGCCATGCTGCTGATGGCTTGCTCCACTATACTTTAGTGATTTTTGAGTGACATCTCCTCGGTAGTTCCATCTCCTCACCACATCAGCTTGCCTCAGCCGATCTGTGTTAACCCTTGGAGCAGGCTGATAGCACAACTTCTTGGCTACGTACAGTTTTTGGCGTAACTACACCACAACCAGCAAATGACCTGAGTCGACGTTTGCTCCTCTGTAAGTTCGTACTTCGATAATATCCGAGAAGTGTCTTCCATCAAAGAAAACGTGGTTATTTCTGGTGGGAATATGTCTCATGGTGGCATGAGTGATCTCCAGCTGTAGTTTGCGCACCTCATCAAGTGCTACCGAAACCGCGGGCCCTCACCTTGTCCGAAAGAATGCGGAACCTTCCTGTAGAGAATAGGATAGATAAGAAACTTGGAGAGTAACGAAAAATGAGAATGTATCATGAAAGGATTAGCTATCAACACAAGAGAGGCACAAGAGAGAATCCTAAGATCCTGAGTTACAAAAAAGAGGGTTCGTTTGGTGAGAGGATTGAGCGACGATCAGCAAGAGAAAGCGGAAGGACAGTCAGTTTTTGGACAGACGTGTAAGACAGCGGTCTGAACATTTGGATTTGTAATCAaatatataaagaaaaaaaaagaaaagaaatctgcTTCTAATCGGAATGGCGGGTGTACGCAGGAAACCGGGCAAAAGTCACGACAATGGCGCAAATCAAGCTCCCAAATTGTAAGTATGCTATTAAAAAAGGTGTGACTTTacaagtgaaatgaaaaagggATCATGTTCGAACACGAACGAACGCATACCAGAAATGGCTGAATGATTGAGGAAAGTGAAAAGTATTTCCGAGCGATCCGAATTAATAGTTATTAAACAGATCGCATACTTTACCAGTGAACTGGCCGTTTGTTGCGAATGTTTCGAACCGGGTATatcaggtgttttgtgtggctcAAGCGTCCCGTCTTTTCTTGGAACCAACGTGTTCGTACGTGAACCGGTGTGTCGCGATTCCTGTGAAAGTTGTTCTGAGGGATTTATCAAGTATTTGATGTGGTTCTGCTGACTTGAAAAAGGGTTGGAAGGGGAGATGGGACAGTGAAGTGTATATCTATTGATCACAGTATTTGAGAGTGTATGCTGATTGTCCAGAGGACCGCGTGCACTGCACAGTTCCGTGTAAGCCGATGGTGCCGTGCCCCACATGGTGCGATTATGAGTATGTCGGAACTTTTGTCTATTAACGTATAGTCTCGAAACCAACGTGTTCGTGCGCGAATCAGGAGGGCGTGATTCTTATAAGAATATCAAATGGCGGACTAGTTGGACGCCTCTGGAAGTgcttaaaaatgtgttaacgAACGCTTTtgggaatgcaaaaaaaaaaaaagaaaaaaaaagaggaggaagaaaagtACTGTTATATGGACGCCTCTGTGAGGGCTACGTGAAaaaagtactgttacatggacgcctctgggagggctacattatgtactaaatttaatacatggacgcctctgggagggctacatgaaaaaaaaaaaagaaaagtactgttacatggacgcctctgggagggctacattatgtactaaatttaatacatggacgcctctgggagggctacatgaaaaaaaaagaaaagtactgttacatggacgcctctgggagggctacatgaaaaaaaaagaaaagtactgttacatggacgcctctgggagggctacattatgtactaaatataatacatggacgcctctgggagggctacatgaaaaaaaagaaaagtactgttacatggacgcctctgggagggctacattatgtactaaatataatacatggacgcctctgggagggctacatgaaaagaaaagaaaagtactgttacatggacgcctctgggagggctacattatgtactaaatataatacatggacgcctctgggagggctacatgaaaaaaaagaaaagtactgttacatggacgcctctgggagggctacattatgtactaaatataatacatggacgcctctgggagggctacatgtGAGAACGATCagaggttaaaaaaaaaataagatttaCTATTCCTTATACtaataaatgtttcat
Protein-coding sequences here:
- the LOC128304744 gene encoding armadillo repeat-containing protein 2 — its product is MEKSRQQIDISGCGHVESSVLPLTNQRSKGAGRLVRKTSAEIVSEAKSMLAGGGTRLVSARRPITPREPRRQLYGRLAPPGRPPSAINLKYLQQGTHALPSLEPIPPNASAACTSTRSESVEGISSIGCDGTGHSAAVPVGREKLPALVSIQQNFSGSLENVTDYDLQNGRSLQQSKKSVDSLSTHGAVSSIVKNHPLKRRQVQSFDEKIPTAISITVPTDARKNAHEDQSKLLRRSNDLLLQSSTESLLEMLKAYSGLKECDESTVAHLSAVLHELYVRVKDSKGSWRGAVLGALYGLVEASSSKILLLVATIVLAMNVTGSNLTGACKLVFKIARNENNDNLFIDSDVPELLVDGLGRASPIDDSEACIYGYGAVRFLTGSSNGTNNTTSTINGIEFGDNMPQRSLAVRLAKQGLCQLMVLHLKMINEIASTTQLSGSPLHALFQLSGALRTLAGNRSIAGSRVCQHPDEQQNPVTNHQPMLKEDEDQDIAQIEQAIPLLVRAAEMCIKEPEVQANIIRTLSVLSERAECCERLAVAASRLGILLGSITQTCQTVEKGLATCNRLGYILGNVMSRWDTARIQFYCCDVSCDALLATLEYYANKSFTMRNQMGDSIVQVLTKLIRIVANMCVNGDVGYGMSKRSPLGEILLNILLKVKDAKTTELEELLFATLGALHNLSYYYEPTDSEGTGHLHPGSIGERMKDICGTLCVILNSDHNPARSEVARVLGNMTRNTAIRQTFCEENGMKILKRCLTSKHDELMVTSCGVLVNMLGDWSSRLPFREIDGPIILRRLLQKGVRHRDWIMAGIACQAIWNYLIDTSDILTTLGQTEIDLICGALAEGLDEDSLFDGKEPDNFWEDFAPVATDLLERLQICMSNGNSPCESSDEEI